Part of the Papio anubis isolate 15944 chromosome 6, Panubis1.0, whole genome shotgun sequence genome, aaaaaaaaaaatcattaaatattttttaactttttcactaCTTATTCGTTCAGTAAACATTTTCCAGTGTTACAATATTCAACCCCTGGTACAAGcaacaagaaaaattatttcagcatttcAAGTATCTTTCATAATGTGTGTGTGTCCCGGCTCACTGGTTGTTATAATAAACACTAAATATCATCTGATTTTCCCAGCTTAACTCTTTGTATTCAGTATTAAATTCAAGGGTTTCTTTGATGCTAAAGATATACTTGcattttcaacatataaatgaaataaaaattacaatttcaaAGTCTTTAAAACTCTTCATTCGAAATGTATGCATCATATAAAGTTAGTTTCCTGGAACAAAGCATCAGTTGCTCCATGCTGATCATAGCTATGGCCTTCATGGAAGGAAATTATGTGAAATGCTAGAGCTTCAGAGCTAAATCAAACCCTAGTGTTTGATTTGTctaacaaatcagcaagaaaaaaaaaatctcaaaaagtgggcgaaggactTGAACAGAAAAGTCTCAAAAGAAgctatacaaatggccagcaaatttattttttaaatgctcaatatcactagttgtcagggaaatgcatattaaaaccacaatgagataccaccttactcctgcaagaatgaccatattttaaaaatcaaaaaataatagatgttggcatggacatggtgaaaagggagcacttttacactactggtgagaatgtaaactagtacaactacaatggaaaacaggatggagattccttaaagaactaaaaatagaactaccatttgatccaacaatcccactactgggtatctacccagaggataAGTAGTCATTATatggaaaagatacttgcacatacatgtttatagcagaaCAATtggcaattgcaaaaatgtggaactggCCTAAACGCCCATCAatcaacataaagaaaatgtgtttaaaaatatatatatatatagtgtatatatataccatggaatactgctcagccataaaaaggaataaataatggcattcacagcaacctggatggagttggagaccattactCTAAATAAAGGAACTCAGGAATGgtaaaccaaatattgcatgttctcactcataagtggaagctgagctatgaggacacaaagccatgagaatgacataatggactttggagactcaggagGAAGATTGGGAGGAGGTGacagataaaagactacacatggGCTACAGTGTACAGTGCTTGGGTGACGGGTGCACGAAAATCTCAGCAATCACCACTACAAAACTtttccatgtaaccaaacaccacctgtttcccaaaaactattgaaataaattttttagaaaggtaaaaagagaatagataaataaatatttttaatttaaataaataagcttcATAATATCTAGTATTGCACtgatttagatatttaatttctaaaaatggagattattcttttttccccatttatgaGTAGGCACGGATAATGGAGATTGTTCTTATCACTAAAAATGACTAATGGATTCTAAAAGTACTAACATGTTTAAAACCTGCAAAATATTTCATCCAAGCGTCAGAGAACAAATAGTCCACAGGATGGACTTTAAGGAATAGCATGAGGAGTGAGTGCAGGGGAGTTAGGAGAATAAAGTTACGTTATTGTCATGCTCTATCAAATCCTACTTTTCATCTATAATGAATACAATACAGATTTTTATTCACTTCCattcagaaattccacttctaggtaaaTACCCCAAAACAAACTATTGCACATGTACCCGATGAAATTTGTCAAGAACGCTCATTGAAACATCTTTTACAAtagtaaaaaattgaaaaacagaatagGCAAGCAATGTATAAAAAAAATAGGAGACTACAGAGCatgtaaaatgaatgtattagtGCAACAGTAGTAATATAGATACATTTCATAGACATTGttgaataatgaaaacatttgttagaaacatttgttgaataatgaaaacaatgttagaaCATTGTGATCTCACCCTAGGGAAGTCTCCTAGTGATTGTTGAAGttgagggaagaaaacaaaactgagccTACTTGGCCCAGCCCCTTCTATGAATCTTGCTACCTGCAAAGAGGAATGACACATTCTGGTCTATTCCTTATGCCATTCATTTCATAAAGTAGACTCTGGCATGGTTGGGGGGTCTGCAGGTCCAGGTAGTCTAGGACTTCATAAGTCAGTCAATGTCATTCTAGGGCTCAGTACTAGGAAGGCCACTGCCTGCAGACGCCATAGCTTTCAATCAACTTTATGAATAATAAAGGTAAACTTTGCTTTGCTATTAGCAGACTATTCTTTTATATCTCAACTACTTTAAAATTGATGGGAAACAGAGGTGTCATTTATTGAGCCTCCTCATATAGCCTGATATTCTACAATTATTATAATAGCCATAGTTTGTATTTAGTGACTACtactaacatttttaatgtattgtattatgtaatttacattttagtctttccctaaaattttatatttttctcctttgtataCTCTGTACGTTTTTGTGCATTTGTACATTGTGATAGAGATTCATCTTGTACTTAATGCAACCAATTACTATACGAGGCACGACATTTTTCACTTATAtataactaaatttattttatgaaagcaATTATTGTAGCATATATAAAAGCGACCttacaattcaatttttaaataaagcactTATACAACTAGCAAGTGCTTCAAACACTTCTTTAAAGAGTCTTTTAGAGCAGTCTAGCTTTTTAGGAACTAGCTTTGAAGGTTTTAGATGACTATTAGAAAAACGTTGGAAACACTTCAAATTCAGAACATAAAGgtagtaatagaaataaagatgctGAAGTACAAGAGTTTCCATCACCATCAAAAATTTTTGCATGATTTTAGCAGAGCTTCATTATTGAATTAATACATCTCATTCTGTAGGTGccataaattatttctctttggaGTTATTATTTAGTCAAAGTAGACACTGACATTCCAAAAATAATTAAGTATATATTCAAGGAGGCAGCTGTTTCAATGTTTAGGGTTTGATTTTTGGATAGCATGGTATAGATAGATTTTTGGCTAGATACGTACAGTGCTGGGCCTCTGAGAGTAAACGTTTGACACTTTGCAtttgaatgaaagaagaaaaagaatgagcaaaataTAATAGCCGATTTTTAATCCCCAAAACATTCTGTGCCTTAGGTTATCCAGtttcaattttgaaaaacttccctaaattttggtattttaacCTAGCACAGAGGTCTTGTTAGAGAAGACtgataattaaatgatttttggTAACAGTTCCTTGCCAATTATCTTTAACAAATTTTATGGTAAATTTTAGTTATCATGATGATAAACTATTAAGTTAGTATTTGTAGATAGTGGTATAacaagaaatatgaaagaaaaaaaaggttacacTGCAAATTGGAAATCGGTAAGAGTAGTCTCAAATAAAAAGATttggaacaggaaaaaaaattattttgatgagTTGATTTTTACCCCTGAATAGGCAGAATGTTCCAATAGGTTGGTTTCCAATTTCGAAGAGAACATGGCCTTATAATCCAAGAGAGAGCCAAGTGGTTTAGAGTAGTTAAAGAGGAATTATACCAACGCATGTAGGACAAGGGGTAGTTGTCCTAAGATAATCTGAGGTGGCATCATTCGTGGTGATTAGGAGAGAACAACCTTCTTTTACTGTAACTACATAGGTAGGAAATTACACTGTGTATCTATTATGAGTGTGATTAATTTTGCTGACACCTATGTTTATGAGGGGGTGGTATGGGATGAGGAGCTGCAGAAGCACTAGCAAGTCATCAGAAAACTCTATccaggtggggcgtggtggcttacacctgtaattacagcactttgggaggctgaggcgggtggatcccctgaggtcgggaattcaacaccagcctgaccaagatggagaaaccccgtctttactgaaaaaaaaaaaaaaaaaaaaaaagaatacaaaattagtcaggcgtggtggcgcatgcctgtaatcccagctacttgggaggcggaggcaggagaatcgcttgaatctgggaggcagaggttgcagtgagccaagattgcgccactgcactccagcctgggcaacaagagcaagactccatctcaaagaaatgagaaaaagaaaattctatccAAGCATACAGATTTGAACCATGTAGTCATTATTGTGGATTAAGGATGGAAAGCCTGTAGCAGATTTAATTTCTTGGAATGATAAAATGCTAACTTTGTCATGCAAAATTGTTACTCAGAGCTTAAGAGTTTGAAATTAATCATTGGGTCCAGAGGCTGCTTCACCATAAAGTGATTAGGCAATTGCACACAATCTGACATATATAAGAAAGTCTTGATAGCTACTGAACTAGACTACATAACTAGACAAACATAACCTTTCTGCTAAAGAATGGGAGTGACATAGCCCTTGCAAATGGACTTATGTTTTTTTGCTGTCTTGTTCCAATGTGCATGTATTTCAGATTTGCAACTTCTAAAACAAAAGCTTTGTATTATTGAAAATATGAAAGGCTTTGAACTGTTCTTATCTGCAGGAATAGTTAATCAAACCTCCTTTCTCCTGAATGCATTTATCAGACTAATGTTTAAAACAATGGGACAATAAGCAACTCAACCAACTCAGTCATCCCCTAGTGAGCACTGgtcacacacacaatttttaccCCAGCCCTCCAAGCCAGAACTAAATCGTTATGTTAGTTGATAGCTGCTGTACATCACTATTAGTACCACAGAGTAATTAAATGTGACCTACCTTCCTGTGGTTAGTGACATTTTGTGTCTGGGGATATAACAAGGACAGAGAATTTGAATCGGACCATGCAAAGTATGAAAGCAGAAGACTTTGGAAGAACCCTCCCAGAATCATTGTGATTTTTTCCAgggctgtttttctgttttgttttttgttttgttgagacagggtctcactctgtcacccaggctagagtggagtggtgtgatcttggctcactgcaacctctgcctcccaggctcaagcaatccccccacctcagcctcctgagtagccgggactacaggcgtgcaccgccatgcccggcttcttttctaattttgtgtagagacgaggtctcattatattgcctaggctggtctggaactcctgggctcaaagcagtcctcctgcctcggcctctcaaagtgttgggattacaggtgtgagcccctatGCCTGGTCTCAGGGCTGTTTTTGTATTCTGTGGATAGAGATTTGAGAGTTAGGGTTAGAGAAAGAATAGGGAAGAGCTTGGCACCATGAAAGTTTTGCATGATTACAACCATGTTTTAGAAAGCTCTCTGTAGGCTATGCAAAGGAAGGATTGGAGAAAGAATTAACCAGAAGTGGGGAAAATGCTTTGGAGGTCATTATAATAGGATTGTTGAGAGATAATAAAAGACTGAACTACAAAAGTGAAACTGGGAATCAAGAGGAGTAACATGAAGACCTGTAAGTAGAGCTCATTAATATTGCTGGACATCTCATTTTGAGCAGAACTACAGGGTAAAAAGCCAGACCACCAAGAGCTGGGGtataaagaggaaaagacaaaaatggacACAATTTCAAATATGCTTCTTCTTTTGAGAGCTCTGTTGGAATGAGGTCAGGCAATATCTGTCATCCATCCATTCCTTTATCCAATACATATTTGAGAATCTGCAAGTGTGCTAGGTACTGTGCTATATCCTGACCATCATATAGTGATGCCCTGAGACCATCAGGGTTTCCCTGGTCATGGAGATTGCATTCCAAGACAAAGCATGTATGCAAACACACAGAGTTTGGCAATTGCCAAGGAGAAAACACGGTAATGAaatagagggtgggaggaggggtagGGCAACTTTCGCTAGCTTGGACAGGAAAGGCCTCTAGGAGGTGGTGACAGCTATACTGAGAcctaaaaaatgaggaagatggccgggtgtggtggcacatgcctgtaatcccagcacttttggagggggaggcgggtggatcacgagatcaggagattgagaccatcctggccaacatagtgaaactccgtctctactaaaaatacaaaaattagctgggcatggtggcatgcacctgtagtcccagctacacgggaggctgacgcaggagaattgattgaacccaggaggcagaggttgcagcgagccgagactacgccactgcactccagcctgggcaacagagggagactccgtctcaaaaaaaaaaaaaaaaaaaaatgaggaagaggtgAGCATGTGagatgaaaggaaatgaaaagaccCTGACATGAGAGCAAGCTTTCCCCATTTGAGAAAGTCAAAGGAGACCTGTGTGACTGGACCATATAGAAAAGAGGGAGTGGCTGGAGTTGAGCTTGAAAAGGTAGGCAGGTCCAAGTCATACAGGGCCCTGTAGACCCTGGTAAAgagtttccattttattctaaGCACAATGTGCTTGGAACCACTGGAATGTTTTGCCAGGATAAACAGATGATCTGATTTatggttgtttttttaaaaaaagatcacaaCCAGAATAAGTTCTGATGTTATCATGAGCTCTGACCCTAAGAACCTAGGCCAAATTAAGACCTTTGGCATCCTCAGTGCTGAAAATGCTATGGCCTTCATCAACCCATATGTAAATACATCTTCAGAAAACAAGTGGGAGGACATTTTACAAATTTCTGGTGCTCCcatgaggtttgttttgttttgtttgtttaggattttgttgttgttgttgttttaattctaaatttcagaataatttcaaAACGCTCCCTCATGTTTTCGGTGCCTTTTCTGTTGTTGGTGTCCTAAGCATATGCTTAGTGCCTAATGAATCATCAGGTCCTCATTTGGACCACCCACTTAATAAGGTTACCCCAAGCACTGGAAACCCCTGTGAGCTGATTCTAGAGATAAACTGTCACTTCAGCACTTTCCCTACAGAAAGACTAGCAGGGGATTGAGAAACAAGTTAGTTAAAGTCCCGCTCAGGCCTTCCTTTGGGAGCAAGTCATTTCCTGATGAGGGAACCTCATCCCAGCTAGGCTGAGAACTCCTCAGGAGCAGCACTACAGCTCTGTCTTTGCATCCTCTGCCTTAGTCCAGCAAGAAGCACACAGTTTccaattaaggaaaaaaaaaatacccacagTCTCCAGTGTTTATggaattactttatttaaaatctaGTCCTAGTTATAACAGTGTATCTTAAGAAGTAACTAAATTAGCTATAGAAAATGAACATGTGAGCCATTCTAATCAAAAACAAGGCTTGAAGGAACAATACTGACAATCATATGTTCAAACAAACTGCAAATTACATGAacctttgaaatgaaaaataacgTAGAACAGAGTGAGTAAACTAAAACCACATGGATTAATAAGCTCTGTAATGGACAGAGATTTTTGTTTGGTTACCTGCTATAACCTCAGGAATAAAACAGTATCCAGCACATAGGAAgcactcaatcaatatttgtttagTGAATAAATGtgctggctaggcatggtggctcatgcctgtaaccccagcactttgggaggcagacgcaagcagatcacctgaggtcaggagttcgagaccagcctggccaacatggtgaaaccccgtctcaactaaaaaatgacaaaaattagccgggtgtggtggcaggcgcctgtaatcccatttagtggtaggctgaagcaggagaatcacttgaacccaggaggcagaggttgcagtgagccgagatcacaccaccgcactccagcctgggcaacagagggaaactccatctcgaaaaataaaataaataaaataaaaatgtgatgtcctcattagaaaaagaaataaaggaatataattagtgtattattatattaaaagtttattcaaattttttaaatttgttctaattatagaactgaaaaaaatctCTAATGCAGCtgtaagtaatttattttatgaagacCACTGCCGAATAGTGATATTTTAATCCTGTCAGGGATAGAGAACAGCAAATTGTTCTTTCTCTCATGACTTGAGCTTATTCTGTTGACCTGTAGTTCTGCAATACTGGAGAAGCTCGAAATAGAAGCCCTGTGTGTATGTATGACATTTGATTCCCTCCAGGGAAATAAACGTATTTCCCTTGTTTAATATTTCTTAGTGAATTATTAACAATTGGTTGTTTCTCAGAGGTGGCTTTCGCTAGCTCTATGGATACTCCCTCTCAGTGATGTGAAgacaaataaaatactaatagaaaaaaacacatttaataatGGAAGAGCAATATTAGCTATGGCAACATACTTTCTCAGGCAGGAATTCATTCagttgaattttataaatatttatttggagacTGCCATGTGGTAAGGAACATGATACACTGGACATATGAAGTTTAAAAGGACATAGATTGTCCTCAAgcatctcagtcttttttttttttttttttttttttttgagacagagtctcgctctgtagcccaggctgaagtgcagtggtgtgatctcggctcactgcaacctctgcctccccggttcacgccattctcctgcctcagcctcccaagtagccggactacaggcacctgccaccacacccaggctaatttttttttttttttttttttttttatcataggagacggaatttcaccatgttagttaggatggtctcgatctcctgacctcaggatcctcccgcctcggcatcccaaagtgctgggattacaggcatgagccaccgtgcctggctgcatCTCAGTCTTTTCTTAAACTAGCCTAGGTGCAGACTATTCTGTTTTCAAAGACTtgtattcatctattcatttatttaacaaatacttattaaatatatactaaGTGCCAAGTTTTCAGCTATATCTTGGGAATATAATAACAAATCCTGAAGGTCAGGGAGCTCCTAGTTCCCCAGAGGAGATATCATAAATTAAAATACCCTTGTGTTTTGGGACTAAACAATGTGAAGGGAAAGAAACCATTATTTTCTGAAGTATTATTACACACCAGGGACATTTAGAGGGACATTGCTAACCATGCTTTCTAATATCTTCTCACTCTACTCCTGCTTATTTTTTTTcacctggttttatttttcttcatactcACCTGATGTCATCACCGCTCTATCTCCAGCTCTGAGAGGTAGCCGGCACATAGTTGGTTATTGGTGGTCATCGCATGAATAAATCTAAAAGATAGGAATTCTGGTTTTACAAAAGAGACCAAGCCTTATAACTTAAATGATTTACTGCTCACGATTGTGCAACTTTTAAGTCACAAATCTAGGATTTAAACCTAGGTGTGAAGGCAAAGTCCATGGTCCCTCTGCAAGCGCTCCTCTAAATGCATGTCTTCACAGAGCTATTAACCCCTCCTTTTTTGTTTAACACTGTTacgtaaaaagaaaaaaaaaaaacctgggctgGCAGTTACAGAAAAGTTATTGCCTTCAAGAGCCTGACAGTCTAgttaggaagaaaaatatctagaaatcCAACAAGCGTAAAGCAGTGTCTAGACAAGGAGGGAACCTCACAGGCAGTGACAGGAGAGGAGGGTGAGCTGAGCCTGGTGCTGGGCTGATGAGCACTTTGACTTGGCAGGAGGTCTGTTGTCTGTGGAACAAGATCAGTAAATTGCTTGTACAACGCTTCTCTCCCATCATTGAATCTGAATCCCTGTTACCATTCAATGCCTGAAAATAATAGATTCTTCTACCTTTTAGCATAGAGGAGATGGTGGAAGGTGACAGAAGAAAGGCACATGTTGAAGAGAGTGTGGAGAGTTTGTGGGTTGAGATGAAGAGGTAGGAGGctggcatggcggctcacgccggtaatcccggtgctttgggaggcagagtccagcggatagcttgaggccaggagttggagaacggtctgggcaacatagtgagatcctatctcttaaaaaaaaaaatagtggagcTTGGTGGCGCACGACCAAAgccctagctactctggaggctaaggcgggaggactacttgagtccaggagttcgaggttacagtgagctatcagcatgccactgcactccagcctgagtgacagagccagcggctgtctctgaaaagaagaagaaaagatagagaaagacagTTGGAGGAACTGAGGTTGTTTTCCATAGGAAAGAGAGAAGGTatggaggtgggagaggatgaAGTGAGGAGCTAACTTCAAGAAATCTCATCCAGAAGTTCGTGGAGTGCCCTTACACTTACTGGGAAATGTCTTCATTTCCTGCACTTGGAGGATTGTTGTCTCTTCCTGGAGGAGAGGATTTAGATTTATTCTCCTGGGGAACAAACGATGGACTCAAAGGCTAAAAGCCTAGCGGAAACACATTTTTACTtaatacaaagaatttaaaaggagCTGCACGCACTGTCTCAGGCGGTGGTGAGCCTGTTTCAAACGGAGGCAGGCTGACTTCCTGAGGAACCAGCCCCTAGGGGCTTCACGCCCTGATCCCGGGTCGCTGGCCGGGGGCGGAGACGGGGACAGCGAACTGAGTGTGCGAGCGCCAGGGGTTCCAGCTGCACGTCCCAGGCTCTCCGGGGCGCTGCAGGGCGGGACAAGGAGAGCTGCGGGGAGAACGCCTGTGGCTGGGTCCGGAGGTGCGGGTGCGGCGCGGGACAAGCGGGAGTCGGGAGCCTACTGCGCCTCGGCCGCGGGCTAACAGTCCGCTGCGGCCCCGGGGGGCCTCTCGAGGCCACGCGGCGGCCTGCACAGGCTCTTCCGCCCCGGGGTCTCCCCTGCTACTCCAGCGGCGGGGCCCCCCGCAATTCTGGGCCTCAAGGTCACGGTGAGCCAGCGCTCGGACGGGGAGGACCTGGGAGCGGGGAGGTTGCGGGAGGGCAGCGAGGGGCCGGCCCGGGAGTCGGTTTGAGGGCGCCCTGATCCCCTCGCCCATCTGGGTTGCTTTCGCTGCAGGGGAGATTCACCGAGTTCCCGCGCAGCGCCGGCCTTCGCAGTTCgacaaaaaaaatcctgctgTGGACGGGGCGTTTCAAATCGATGGAGGAGATCCCGCCTCGGATCCCGTAAGTGTGGCGAGCGCTGCGCGAAAGAGAGTCGGTCCCCGGCCGCAAGGGTGAGGGGTCACCCACCTTCCGACCGCGGCCACCTAGGAGCGAAAGCGGCCGCAGTGCCAACACTTAGCAATAGCACCCACCGCACACGGAGTTCACCTACACACACCCGGCCTCCAGTGCGGTGTGTCAAGAGTCAACTAAGCTTTCAGGGAGATTGCAGAAGGTGGGTGAAAACTGAGAGGCTCAGGGGACACCAGCATCGCCCAGATCGCCGGTCCCCAGCAAGCCCCGAACGGGGAGGCAGTGGGGCGCTTGTGCCAAACAGGTCCTCGCAAGCATCTGGATGGCTGCGGGGACGCCAGACGGCAATCCACGCTTTGGCCGGAGGCGCCCCCCTACCCCACCCAAGGAAGGGGTTCCCTGATCTTGGCTTGCGGGGCCGCTGGGCGGGGCCGGGTCTCTGGAAAAAAAGCCGCATCCATGCGGCCTCCTCTTCTGGGGCAGGAGACGCCTGGCGGACGCGTTTCTGCAGCCCTCGAGGCTCCGGGTTTACTCAGGGTGGGACGCGCGGGAGTCAGCACCATGGGCGTCTTCAGCATGCTAAACCCACCAAGACAGAAGATAAAACTCAAGCTGTTAACTCCCCCTCTAGAGTAATGTAACCTGTAAATTAAATGCTCATAATAAGTAAATGTAACTTgtaaaaaaatctttccaaagtTTCTGTTTCTGCCAAGCCCAAAAACCTTTGCAGCATTTTTACAAGGGATTGGGTAAAAAAGAGAGGGACAGAAACTAAGAATAAAATCAATCTACTACTTTTTAagtttaccttaaaaaaaaatactaaagccATAACGTGAAAGAAGGATTTTAGAGATTCTGTGTATTTGTACAATGTAATGAATGCCTATTAGAATGGATAATGGAAACTGggcctatttttctgtttttcacatggTGCCTGTAATGTTATTGTTTATAAACAATTGCAGTTTATCAGTTAGCAGAGCATCTCAGATAGATGGGGGCGGGGTGGGAGAACATGGCGGGAAATGTACACTCAATAATGAATTCTGCAGCATTTTCGTTCTTTTATTGGAGCAAGTCACTAAATGGGAAATGGACATGGAATTTGAAATAACATTGCATTTAAATCCGTTTTCAGTATTTATTCAACTACAGAGGCACTTTCTAAGATTACTTTTCCACGAGATCTATACACTCCAAACTACAGACTTAGctgaaagcaaaaattagcctCACAAAAGTCTTTATCATCATAAGCTCTGGTTATCAAATTGTAATTGATGCCGgaaaatttaatac contains:
- the FAM162B gene encoding LOW QUALITY PROTEIN: protein FAM162B (The sequence of the model RefSeq protein was modified relative to this genomic sequence to represent the inferred CDS: deleted 1 base in 1 codon), coding for SRVAGRGRRRGQRTECASARGSSCTSQALRGAAGRDKESCGENACGWVRRCGCGAGQAGVGSLLRLGRGLTVRCGPGGPLEATRRPAQALPPRGLPCYSSGGAPRNSGPQGHGEIHRVPAQRRPSQFDKKILLWTGRFKSMEEIPPRIPPEMIVTARNKARVKACYIMIGLTIIACFAVIVSAKRAVEPHESLTSWNLAKKPKWREEAALAAQAKAK